The Xanthomonas fragariae genome has a segment encoding these proteins:
- a CDS encoding transaldolase, translated as MTASPSKLAQLRELSVVVADTGDYEAIKRLKPVDCTTNPTLVKKALDLPVYSDLLECELAWGREHGGENRTSTVNEVADRLTIGVGVKLSELVPGRVSTEVDADLAYDTQATIAKARKFVAMYAERGVPKDKILIKIAATWEGIEAARQLQLDGIDCNLTLIFNRSQALACAEAGAFLISPFVGRMLDYYVAQGQTPTSIDEDPGVVFVRSVYNTFKQRGSSTVVMGASFRSTAQIEALAGCDRLTISPDLLEKLEAEQGELPRKLSPAKADNAQVTSIDGDSFAADLAADAMATDKLASGIDTFAKDLQALRKTIADKLAG; from the coding sequence ATGACTGCATCCCCCTCCAAGCTTGCCCAGCTGCGCGAACTGTCCGTCGTCGTTGCCGACACCGGCGACTACGAGGCCATCAAGCGGCTGAAGCCGGTCGACTGCACCACCAATCCCACTCTGGTCAAAAAAGCGCTGGACTTGCCGGTCTATTCGGACCTGCTCGAGTGCGAACTGGCCTGGGGCCGCGAGCACGGCGGCGAAAATCGCACCAGCACCGTCAACGAAGTAGCCGACCGCCTCACTATCGGCGTGGGCGTCAAGCTGTCCGAACTGGTGCCTGGCCGCGTCTCCACCGAGGTCGATGCCGACCTGGCGTACGACACCCAGGCCACCATCGCCAAGGCGCGCAAGTTTGTCGCGATGTACGCCGAGCGCGGTGTGCCTAAGGACAAGATCCTGATCAAGATAGCAGCGACCTGGGAAGGTATCGAAGCGGCCCGTCAGCTACAGCTGGACGGCATCGATTGCAACCTGACGCTGATCTTCAACCGCTCCCAGGCACTTGCCTGCGCAGAGGCCGGTGCGTTCCTGATCTCACCGTTCGTGGGCCGTATGCTGGATTACTACGTGGCCCAGGGACAGACCCCGACAAGCATCGACGAAGATCCTGGCGTAGTGTTTGTGCGCAGCGTCTATAACACGTTCAAACAGCGCGGCTCGTCCACCGTGGTGATGGGTGCCTCGTTCCGCTCCACCGCGCAGATCGAAGCGCTGGCCGGTTGCGATCGTCTGACCATCTCGCCGGACCTGCTGGAAAAGCTCGAAGCCGAACAGGGCGAGCTGCCACGCAAGCTCTCGCCTGCGAAAGCCGACAACGCCCAGGTCACCTCGATCGACGGCGACAGCTTCGCCGCCGACCTGGCCGCCGATGCCATGGCCACCGACAAACTGGCCAGCGGCATCGACACCTTCGCCAAGGATCTGCAGGCACTGCGCAAGACCATCGCCGACAAACTCGCCGGCTGA
- the msrA gene encoding peptide-methionine (S)-S-oxide reductase MsrA — protein sequence MLGIGSFKQRLPRPGEALPGREQALPLHNTHLINGHPLRGDFTGMAQVQFGLGCFWGAERKFWNVPGVYTTAVGYAGGETPNATYAEVCSGQTGHTEAVLVVYDEQSVSFAQLLRTFWESHDPTQGMQQGNDVGTQYRSAIYCKTQAQYDAALASRDAYQQQLDAAGYGAITTEIRFPAPTFYYAEDDHQQYLAKHPNGYCGLGGTGVSCPIGLDA from the coding sequence ATGCTTGGAATCGGCTCCTTCAAGCAACGCCTGCCACGTCCAGGCGAAGCTCTGCCTGGCCGTGAGCAAGCGCTGCCGCTGCACAACACGCACCTGATCAACGGCCATCCGTTGCGCGGGGACTTCACCGGCATGGCCCAGGTGCAATTCGGGCTTGGCTGCTTCTGGGGCGCGGAACGCAAGTTCTGGAATGTGCCTGGGGTGTACACCACGGCGGTGGGGTATGCCGGTGGCGAAACGCCCAATGCAACGTATGCCGAAGTATGTTCCGGACAGACCGGCCATACCGAAGCAGTGTTGGTGGTCTACGACGAACAGTCGGTGTCGTTCGCGCAATTGCTACGAACTTTCTGGGAAAGCCACGACCCTACCCAGGGCATGCAGCAAGGCAACGATGTCGGCACGCAATACCGTTCGGCGATCTATTGCAAGACACAGGCGCAATACGACGCCGCGCTTGCAAGCCGCGATGCGTACCAGCAGCAGCTGGACGCCGCAGGATATGGCGCAATCACCACGGAGATCCGTTTCCCGGCGCCCACGTTTTATTACGCCGAAGACGATCATCAGCAATATCTCGCCAAGCACCCCAATGGTTATTGCGGGCTTGGCGGAACGGGAGTGAGCTGCCCGATCGGGCTCGATGCCTGA
- a CDS encoding glutamine--tRNA ligase/YqeY domain fusion protein, with product MSQTLATDATAPAEKKDFIRQIVREDLANGKHTVIRTRFPPEPNGYLHIGHAKAICLDFGLAAEFGGLCNLRLDDTNPAKEDPEFVVAIQDDVRWLGFEWAQLRHASDYFEVYYLAAEKLIRDGHAFVCDLSAEQVRQYRGTLTEPGRNSPFRGRSVEENLNLFRRMRAGEFPDGARTLRAKIDMASGNINLRDPALYRIKHVEHQNTGNAWPLYPMYDFAHSLGDAVEGITHSLCTLEFEDHRPLYDWCVDKVDLGAHPELLQPLLDKGLPYEAAKPRQIEFSRLNINYTVMSKRKLTALVEEQLVDGWDDPRMYTLQGLRRRGYTPAAMRLFVDRVGISKQNSLIDFSVLEGCLRENLDAAAARRMAVIDPLKLVLTNLPQGHSETLSFSNHPKDESFGTREVPFSRALWIEREDFSEVPPKGWKRLVPGGEIRLRGAGIARVDEVIKSATGEIVELRGWLDPESRPGMEGANRKVKGTIHWVSAAHAVEAEIRLYDRLFAVERPDDESEGKTYRDYLNPESKRSVRGYVEPNAAQAAPEQSFQFERTGYFVADRHDHSASTPVFNRSVTLRDTWAK from the coding sequence ATGTCCCAGACCCTAGCCACCGACGCCACCGCCCCGGCGGAGAAGAAAGACTTCATCCGCCAGATCGTCCGCGAGGATCTAGCCAACGGCAAGCACACGGTCATCCGCACCCGCTTCCCGCCCGAGCCCAATGGCTATCTGCACATCGGCCACGCCAAGGCGATCTGCCTGGATTTCGGCCTGGCTGCCGAGTTCGGCGGGCTGTGCAACCTGCGCCTGGACGACACCAACCCAGCCAAGGAAGATCCCGAGTTCGTGGTCGCCATTCAGGACGACGTGCGTTGGCTAGGCTTCGAGTGGGCGCAGCTGCGGCATGCCTCGGACTACTTCGAGGTGTATTACCTGGCCGCGGAAAAACTGATCCGCGACGGTCATGCGTTTGTCTGCGATCTGTCCGCAGAACAGGTGCGCCAGTACCGCGGCACGCTGACCGAACCCGGCCGCAATTCGCCGTTCCGCGGGCGCAGTGTCGAGGAAAACCTGAACCTGTTCCGGCGCATGCGTGCCGGCGAGTTCCCCGATGGTGCGCGCACGCTGCGCGCCAAGATCGACATGGCCAGCGGCAACATCAACCTGCGCGACCCGGCGCTGTACCGCATCAAGCACGTCGAGCATCAGAACACCGGCAATGCCTGGCCGCTCTACCCGATGTACGACTTCGCGCATTCGCTGGGCGATGCGGTGGAAGGCATCACCCACTCGCTGTGCACGCTGGAATTCGAAGACCACCGCCCGTTGTACGACTGGTGCGTAGACAAGGTAGACCTGGGCGCGCATCCGGAACTGCTGCAGCCGTTGCTGGACAAGGGCCTGCCGTACGAAGCGGCCAAGCCGCGCCAGATCGAGTTCTCGCGTCTCAACATCAACTACACGGTAATGAGCAAGCGCAAGCTCACCGCGCTGGTGGAAGAGCAGCTGGTGGACGGCTGGGACGACCCGCGCATGTACACGCTGCAGGGTCTGCGCCGTCGCGGCTATACGCCAGCGGCGATGCGTTTGTTCGTGGACCGTGTGGGTATCAGCAAGCAGAACTCGTTGATCGATTTTTCGGTGCTGGAAGGCTGCCTGCGCGAAAATCTGGACGCCGCCGCCGCACGCCGCATGGCAGTGATCGACCCGCTCAAGCTGGTGCTGACCAATCTGCCGCAAGGCCACAGCGAAACACTGAGTTTTTCCAATCATCCCAAGGACGAGAGCTTCGGCACGCGTGAGGTACCGTTCTCGCGCGCGTTATGGATCGAGCGCGAGGATTTTTCCGAAGTCCCCCCCAAGGGCTGGAAGCGTCTGGTGCCCGGTGGTGAGATTCGCCTGCGCGGTGCCGGCATTGCGCGCGTGGATGAGGTGATCAAGAGCGCTACCGGCGAGATCGTCGAGCTGCGTGGCTGGCTGGATCCGGAATCGCGTCCGGGCATGGAAGGCGCCAACCGCAAGGTCAAGGGCACCATTCATTGGGTCAGCGCCGCGCATGCGGTGGAAGCGGAAATCCGCTTGTACGACCGTCTGTTTGCGGTGGAGAGACCCGACGACGAATCCGAAGGCAAGACCTACCGTGACTATCTCAACCCCGAGTCCAAGCGCAGCGTGCGCGGCTATGTGGAGCCGAATGCGGCGCAGGCCGCGCCCGAGCAGTCCTTCCAGTTCGAGCGCACCGGCTACTTCGTTGCCGATCGCCACGACCACAGCGCTAGCACGCCGGTTTTCAATCGCAGCGTGACCCTGCGCGACACCTGGGCCAAGTGA
- a CDS encoding nucleoside deaminase yields MLSVQVHLTLPDWIHAYVDDSRAYPGDEDKVALAIELSRMNVQARSGGPFGAVVFGPDHHIIAAAVNCVAPQTTSLAHAENMAYMLAQQRLQTPRLNDVLSPVTLATSAQPCCQCYGATVWAGIDRLLIGARAEDVMALTEFDEGPLPADWVGELSRRGIDVVRDVHREQACAVLRNYNEGGGAYY; encoded by the coding sequence ATGCTTTCTGTGCAAGTCCACCTCACGCTACCCGACTGGATCCACGCATATGTCGACGACAGCCGTGCCTATCCCGGCGATGAGGACAAGGTGGCACTGGCGATCGAGCTGTCGCGGATGAACGTACAGGCGCGCAGCGGCGGCCCGTTCGGCGCGGTGGTGTTCGGCCCGGATCACCACATCATCGCCGCAGCAGTAAACTGTGTCGCGCCGCAGACCACTTCGCTGGCGCATGCCGAAAACATGGCCTACATGCTCGCCCAACAACGCCTGCAGACGCCGCGCTTGAACGATGTGCTTTCGCCGGTGACGCTGGCCACCTCCGCGCAACCGTGCTGCCAGTGCTACGGCGCTACCGTATGGGCCGGCATCGACCGCCTGCTGATCGGCGCACGCGCCGAAGACGTGATGGCACTGACCGAATTCGACGAAGGCCCATTGCCTGCCGACTGGGTGGGCGAGCTCAGCCGCCGCGGCATCGACGTGGTGCGCGATGTGCATCGCGAACAGGCCTGTGCGGTGCTGCGCAACTACAACGAGGGCGGCGGTGCCTATTATTGA
- the rlmM gene encoding 23S rRNA (cytidine(2498)-2'-O)-methyltransferase RlmM yields MSGLLCYCRQGFEPELAAELSARAAFIGIAGYARTQRHDGYVLFVCDEAAQLAAKLHWRELIFARQKLVVIAELKGIDPKDRITPILAALEGQQGFGDLWVEHPDSDAGKPLAGLARSFGNALRPALRKAGLLTDKPQPRQARLHICFLDGDHALLAVADSTDSAPWPLGIPRLKLLPEAPSRSALKLDEALLTLLTPEERAALVKPGMRAADLGAAPGGWTWVLTRQHVHVTSVDNGPLREHVLDTGLVEHLRADGFHWKPAQPLDWMVCDMVEQPRRVAERMATWVREGWCRNTIFNLKLPMKKRWDETRLCLDLFEQKAEKSLIVRAKQLYHDREEITVLAMRG; encoded by the coding sequence ATGAGCGGCCTGCTGTGTTATTGCCGCCAGGGCTTCGAGCCCGAGCTGGCTGCAGAATTGAGCGCGCGCGCCGCATTCATCGGCATCGCCGGTTATGCGCGCACCCAACGTCACGATGGCTATGTGCTGTTCGTCTGCGACGAGGCTGCACAACTTGCCGCCAAATTGCACTGGCGCGAGCTGATCTTCGCGCGGCAGAAGTTGGTAGTGATTGCAGAGCTGAAGGGCATCGACCCCAAGGACCGCATCACGCCAATCCTGGCCGCGCTGGAAGGGCAACAGGGCTTCGGCGATCTGTGGGTCGAGCATCCGGATTCGGATGCGGGCAAGCCGTTGGCAGGCTTGGCGCGCAGCTTCGGCAATGCGCTGCGTCCGGCCTTGCGCAAGGCCGGCCTGCTTACCGACAAACCGCAGCCGCGTCAGGCGCGTTTGCATATCTGTTTTCTCGATGGCGACCACGCCTTGCTGGCAGTGGCCGACAGTACCGACAGCGCGCCGTGGCCATTGGGCATTCCGCGTTTGAAACTGCTGCCAGAGGCGCCATCGCGCTCGGCGCTCAAGCTCGACGAAGCATTGCTCACCCTGCTCACACCGGAAGAACGCGCAGCGCTGGTCAAGCCCGGCATGCGCGCAGCCGATCTGGGCGCCGCGCCCGGTGGCTGGACCTGGGTACTCACGCGTCAACATGTGCACGTCACCAGCGTCGACAACGGCCCGCTACGCGAGCATGTCCTAGACACCGGCCTGGTCGAGCATCTGCGTGCCGACGGGTTCCATTGGAAGCCCGCGCAGCCGCTGGACTGGATGGTCTGCGACATGGTCGAACAGCCGCGCCGTGTGGCCGAACGCATGGCCACCTGGGTGCGCGAGGGCTGGTGCCGCAACACCATCTTCAACCTCAAATTGCCGATGAAAAAGCGTTGGGACGAGACCCGGCTGTGCCTGGATCTGTTCGAGCAAAAGGCGGAGAAATCGCTGATCGTGCGCGCCAAGCAGCTGTATCACGATCGCGAAGAAATCACCGTGCTGGCGATGCGCGGCTGA
- a CDS encoding Gfo/Idh/MocA family protein gives MPAESLTRRRLLAAFGGAGVLLAAPTWALPKKKPGKPLNVALAGLGSYASEQLAPGLALTKHCKLAGIVTGTASKIPQWQVKYGIADRNVYNYENFHRIADNDDIDVVYVVTPTHLHAPLTLRAAAAGKHVWCEKPMAMHAGECAAMIAACKRNKVALTIGYRMQHEPNTRRLISMTSDKPFAAMQRVRAQAGYNGYHGATKAARPWRLRSQFGGGAMYDMGVYPLNAARYTVGTEPLAVTARRWTDRPDLFDEVDEHMDFTLEFPNAVLAECKTSFGKNMNVLRAECERGWYELSPFQSYQGVTGKASDGRVFDAKVLNQQALQMDEDALAIINGTPLRAPGEEGLRDIRIVDAIYRSAREGSKRIVL, from the coding sequence ATGCCTGCGGAATCGTTGACACGTCGCCGCTTGCTTGCCGCCTTCGGTGGTGCAGGCGTCCTGCTCGCGGCACCCACTTGGGCGCTGCCGAAGAAAAAGCCTGGAAAACCCCTCAATGTGGCATTGGCGGGGCTGGGCAGTTATGCCAGCGAACAACTCGCGCCGGGTCTGGCATTGACCAAGCACTGCAAGCTGGCCGGTATCGTTACCGGCACGGCATCCAAGATTCCGCAGTGGCAGGTCAAGTACGGCATTGCCGATCGCAACGTCTACAACTACGAGAATTTCCATCGCATTGCCGACAACGACGACATCGATGTGGTGTATGTCGTGACCCCGACCCATCTGCATGCGCCGCTGACCTTGCGTGCTGCTGCCGCTGGCAAGCATGTTTGGTGCGAAAAGCCGATGGCGATGCATGCCGGCGAGTGCGCAGCCATGATCGCCGCGTGCAAGCGCAACAAGGTGGCGCTGACGATCGGTTACCGCATGCAGCACGAGCCCAATACCCGTCGCCTGATCTCGATGACCAGCGACAAGCCGTTCGCTGCGATGCAGCGCGTGCGTGCACAGGCCGGTTACAACGGCTATCACGGTGCGACCAAGGCAGCCCGTCCGTGGCGGTTGCGTTCGCAATTCGGTGGGGGGGCGATGTACGACATGGGCGTATATCCGCTCAACGCAGCGCGTTACACGGTGGGCACCGAGCCGCTGGCGGTGACGGCCAGGCGCTGGACCGATCGCCCTGACCTATTCGATGAAGTCGACGAGCATATGGACTTCACCCTGGAATTTCCGAATGCGGTGCTTGCCGAGTGCAAGACCAGCTTCGGAAAAAATATGAATGTGCTGCGCGCAGAATGCGAGCGTGGCTGGTACGAGTTGTCGCCCTTTCAGAGTTACCAGGGCGTGACCGGCAAGGCCAGCGACGGACGTGTATTCGATGCCAAGGTGCTGAACCAGCAGGCGCTACAGATGGACGAAGACGCGCTTGCGATCATCAATGGCACGCCGCTGCGTGCACCCGGCGAAGAAGGCCTGCGCGATATTCGGATTGTCGACGCGATCTACCGCTCGGCACGCGAGGGTAGTAAGCGGATCGTGCTGTGA
- a CDS encoding SMP-30/gluconolactonase/LRE family protein: MSAVVRLRFLPLTLLLSSSLASAADAPFVARDLVGDGAFTNNAEGPAAGPDGAIYAVNLGKEGTIGRLTLQADGSAKAEVFVTLPEGSTGNGIRFRDGVMYVADYTGHKILQVNLQTRAVSTFASLPGSDGPNDLALAPDGSFYASDPNWKDNSGRLWHISHDGEVHLLEAGMTTPNGLDVSPDGKHLYVNESISRRVWVYDRIDGGLRNKRLLIAFSDFGMDGMRCDADGNLYIARYGAGQIAVVSPQGTLLRTVALTGRKASNLAFGGKDGKQVFVTLQDRGAVETFRSDRAGRETGH; this comes from the coding sequence ATGAGTGCTGTTGTCCGTCTTCGTTTTTTGCCATTGACATTACTGTTGTCCAGTTCGCTGGCGAGTGCTGCCGATGCGCCGTTCGTTGCGCGCGACCTGGTCGGCGATGGCGCATTCACCAATAATGCCGAAGGTCCTGCCGCTGGGCCGGATGGTGCGATTTACGCAGTGAATCTGGGCAAAGAAGGCACTATCGGGCGCCTCACGCTGCAAGCGGACGGCAGCGCGAAGGCAGAGGTCTTTGTCACCTTGCCGGAAGGCAGCACCGGCAATGGCATCCGCTTTCGTGACGGGGTGATGTATGTGGCCGATTACACCGGCCACAAAATCCTGCAGGTGAATCTGCAAACCCGAGCGGTCAGCACGTTCGCTTCGCTGCCAGGGTCCGATGGACCGAACGATCTTGCGCTTGCGCCCGATGGCAGCTTCTACGCAAGCGACCCAAACTGGAAAGACAATAGTGGCCGCCTGTGGCACATCAGCCACGATGGTGAAGTGCACTTGCTGGAAGCCGGCATGACCACCCCCAACGGACTGGATGTCAGTCCCGACGGCAAACATTTGTACGTCAACGAAAGCATATCGCGCAGAGTATGGGTGTACGACCGTATCGATGGGGGCCTGCGTAACAAGCGTCTGTTGATCGCCTTCTCTGACTTCGGCATGGACGGCATGCGTTGCGATGCCGACGGCAACCTCTACATCGCCCGCTACGGAGCTGGGCAGATTGCCGTGGTGTCCCCGCAAGGCACATTGCTGCGCACGGTCGCGCTGACAGGCCGCAAGGCCAGCAATCTCGCTTTCGGTGGCAAAGATGGTAAACAGGTGTTCGTCACGCTGCAGGATCGCGGCGCAGTTGAAACGTTCAGGTCCGATCGCGCCGGGCGCGAAACCGGGCACTGA
- a CDS encoding LysR substrate-binding domain-containing protein, giving the protein MTMSSVFFEHRIKVRHLRVIEALDRQKSLLRASRVLNVTQPALTRALQEIEEIVGAPLFERHSRGVRPNAMGEVLVQTAHVVLGQLRRAQDTFEGLLQNDALTINVGALPVAASGLLPAVLAGLYRAEPTLRVRLLHGRTDELLPKLAGNEIDLVVGRLYPLARYDALIRKVLYQDPIALVARSDHPLFANGPVRIGEAAAYRQVLPTLSQHVERDVAQVMREHGLATRDQLRSSSACFTREILLGTDSIAVMPSMMVAGDIARGELRAFQLQQPSQARAGGVIYRDGSAVHKPGVRLLMRELERQLAVMAEQGAVWVDDQIGEDDILLDESA; this is encoded by the coding sequence ATGACCATGTCCTCCGTGTTCTTCGAACACCGCATCAAGGTCCGGCATCTACGTGTCATCGAGGCGCTGGACCGGCAGAAAAGCCTGCTCCGCGCCTCACGCGTATTGAATGTCACCCAGCCCGCACTCACGCGTGCCTTGCAGGAGATCGAAGAAATTGTCGGGGCGCCGTTGTTCGAGCGTCATTCGCGCGGCGTGCGCCCCAACGCGATGGGCGAGGTGCTGGTGCAGACTGCGCACGTCGTGCTCGGCCAGCTGCGCCGTGCACAGGACACCTTCGAAGGCCTGTTGCAGAACGATGCGCTCACGATCAATGTGGGCGCACTGCCGGTAGCGGCAAGCGGATTGCTGCCAGCTGTGCTGGCTGGGTTGTACCGTGCCGAGCCGACGCTGCGGGTGCGCCTGTTGCACGGCCGTACCGACGAGCTGCTGCCGAAGTTGGCCGGCAACGAAATCGATCTCGTCGTAGGCCGGCTGTACCCGCTGGCCCGCTACGATGCATTGATCCGCAAAGTGTTGTATCAGGATCCGATTGCGCTGGTGGCGCGGAGCGACCATCCGTTGTTCGCTAACGGCCCGGTGCGCATTGGCGAAGCGGCTGCGTACCGGCAGGTACTGCCGACGCTGAGCCAGCATGTGGAGCGCGACGTGGCGCAGGTGATGCGCGAACACGGGTTGGCCACGCGCGACCAATTGCGTTCCAGTTCGGCCTGTTTCACTCGCGAGATTTTGCTCGGCACCGATAGCATCGCAGTGATGCCGAGCATGATGGTGGCCGGCGATATCGCGCGCGGCGAGTTACGCGCCTTCCAACTGCAGCAGCCTTCACAGGCGCGCGCAGGTGGGGTGATCTATCGCGATGGCAGTGCCGTTCACAAGCCCGGTGTGCGGCTGCTGATGCGCGAGCTGGAACGCCAGTTGGCGGTCATGGCCGAGCAGGGTGCGGTGTGGGTGGATGACCAGATCGGCGAAGACGACATCCTGCTGGACGAGTCTGCGTGA
- a CDS encoding protocatechuate 3,4-dioxygenase (extradiol catechol dioxygenase that catalyzes the oxidative cleavage of substituted catechols; part of the bacterial aromatic compound degradation pathway), giving the protein MAGPQRRSAAWQASKIDGTHLFDLRISNRALRIDRFFWHMVRTPWRDRCLPDAQVLMQESELTEYEKALIRTRDWLGLVRYGAKFFVIEKFARVVWATNLQVYAIMRGEFFEDFAQIRCVPDTRRLIASTICLIAVLPDFPT; this is encoded by the coding sequence GTGGCTGGGCCGCAACGCAGGAGTGCAGCATGGCAAGCATCCAAGATCGACGGTACCCATCTGTTCGATCTGCGCATCAGCAATCGTGCGCTGCGTATCGACCGTTTTTTCTGGCACATGGTCCGCACCCCGTGGCGCGACCGCTGTCTGCCGGATGCGCAAGTGTTGATGCAGGAATCCGAACTCACCGAGTACGAAAAGGCGCTGATCCGTACGCGCGACTGGCTTGGTCTGGTTCGATACGGCGCCAAATTTTTCGTCATCGAAAAATTCGCCCGTGTGGTGTGGGCGACCAATCTGCAGGTCTACGCGATCATGCGCGGCGAATTTTTTGAAGACTTCGCGCAGATACGGTGTGTGCCGGATACACGCCGTCTGATCGCATCGACCATATGCCTTATTGCTGTGTTACCCGACTTCCCAACGTAA
- a CDS encoding UbiH/UbiF family hydroxylase — protein MSRRSTRDGLIVGGGVVGVACALALADAGLSVALVERNEPARWRADQPDLRVYAFAADNAALLDSLGVWKAVRAARVQPYRRMRVWDAGGGAELSFDADTLGREQLGWIVENDVLVDRLWAAVHAAGIEVHCPARVVELEQDVNHVRLRLDDGSRLEASVAIAADGAASTLRELTGLPVSRHAYAQRGVVAFVETEQPHQSTAWQRFLTTGPLAFLPFADGRSSIVWTLPDAEAERVLALDDAAFSRELTQAFAARLGQARVVSTRAAFPLQRQLVERYVSGRVLTLGDAAHVVHPLAGQGVNLGLRDVAALRDEVRNALAKHADWAAPHRLQRWARTRHSENTVAAYGFDAINTVFSNDQMHLTLLRGSVLGLAGKVPPLVDVLWKRASGGM, from the coding sequence ATGAGCCGCCGCAGTACGCGCGACGGGTTGATCGTCGGTGGCGGCGTCGTCGGTGTCGCCTGTGCACTGGCCCTGGCCGATGCTGGCCTGAGCGTTGCCTTGGTGGAAAGGAATGAGCCCGCACGTTGGCGCGCCGACCAACCCGATTTGCGCGTGTACGCCTTCGCTGCCGACAACGCTGCGCTGCTGGACAGCCTGGGTGTATGGAAGGCTGTGCGCGCTGCGCGCGTGCAGCCATATCGGCGCATGCGGGTGTGGGATGCAGGCGGTGGCGCCGAGCTGAGTTTCGATGCCGATACGCTGGGTCGCGAACAACTCGGCTGGATCGTCGAAAACGATGTGCTGGTCGACCGCCTGTGGGCTGCCGTGCACGCCGCCGGCATCGAGGTGCATTGCCCGGCGCGCGTGGTCGAACTGGAACAGGACGTCAATCACGTACGCTTGCGCCTGGACGATGGCAGCCGGCTGGAGGCGTCGGTGGCGATCGCCGCCGATGGTGCGGCTTCCACCTTGCGCGAACTCACCGGGCTGCCGGTCTCGCGGCATGCCTATGCGCAGCGTGGCGTTGTCGCGTTCGTGGAGACCGAGCAGCCGCATCAGTCCACTGCCTGGCAACGGTTTTTGACCACCGGCCCATTGGCATTTCTGCCGTTTGCCGATGGCCGCAGTTCGATCGTATGGACCTTGCCGGACGCGGAGGCCGAGCGCGTGCTGGCACTCGATGATGCTGCATTTTCGCGCGAGCTGACCCAGGCCTTTGCGGCGCGACTAGGCCAGGCGCGCGTGGTATCGACGCGTGCGGCATTCCCGCTGCAGCGGCAGTTGGTGGAGCGATACGTCAGCGGCCGCGTGCTGACCTTGGGCGATGCTGCGCACGTAGTGCATCCGTTGGCCGGGCAGGGCGTCAATCTGGGCCTGCGCGATGTCGCTGCGCTGCGCGATGAGGTGCGCAACGCGCTCGCCAAGCATGCGGACTGGGCGGCCCCGCATCGGCTGCAGCGCTGGGCACGTACCCGACACAGCGAAAACACCGTGGCCGCTTACGGCTTCGATGCGATCAATACGGTGTTCTCCAACGACCAGATGCATCTGACCTTGCTGCGCGGGTCGGTGCTCGGCCTGGCCGGCAAGGTGCCGCCGTTGGTTGATGTGCTATGGAAGCGCGCCTCCGGCGGCATGTGA